The nucleotide window ctgagaaggagaagctatAGATGATATGGGAGTGGGGTGAGTGTGAAAAATGGTGTTTGTGGTAGATATACTTTTAATGAGGAACAAAGATCATGATGGACAGCTTTGATAAGGAAGAGAAGTAACTTCGAGTTCAAACATACACACAATGTCTACTGGTCTATATGAATAAGCTTCGAATACAACATGCACCCATGCAAAAGTCAATATCAGGTTATAAAGTGCCATTtacatctcaacaccatgctTTACAGTCCATGAGGTATCATGATACAGTGCCAATAATCATCGGATATCAAATTCACACCCTTATCGTTGTCATGATAAGCAAGCTTCCCCTCAAGCCCCTCCAAATGCGGCACGTCTTTTCCTCACCGCCTTTTGTTCTGCCGCGGAGGATGCTCCCTTGGCAATGGATCACCAGCCTCAGCTGTTAGAGAAAGACTAAGCACCATCACGATTGACACGACATCCATGATACCCGACGACTACACTATTGAACAATAATAGGCTTTCAATTATACCTCAACTCTATTCTCACATACTTCATGGCATGGTATAATAACCCAACTCTATTCACTTATATAATCCGTCACAGCCTCTCTCCTCTTTTGCTCATTTTGCCGATCCCTTCTCATCTGCGACGCGCCTTCTGTCTTAGTCGCCTTTCCTTCCCCATACCATCCCGCCTCGGCCTGTGAGCACTCGGGCCTCTCTTAACTCAGGTTAGTCCAATTTTTTCTCATAGAATTCATGAATCTTATGTGCTTCAATTCCCTTTTTTTGATCAATTGCGCTTGCTTTCGTCTCTTCATTGTCCCTCTCGTCGTCATAATGTTTCCTTCCTCGGGTTGATTCTCATCGCAACATTCTGTTTAGGCGGTGGTATCGGGGCAGGATGGCTAACGGGCAGAAGCCTGCGCGGGACGAACTCAAGAACCTCCAAGAAGATCTCGGCCCCTACTACCAGATTCCCCTGAAGCCTAGGCGAAGCGGTACTCACTCAAGGGAGAATAGCTTTCAAGAGTCTCTGCGCCAGTCCTCCAACACGCCGGAGCCGAAACGATCAGGCTCGAAGCGACAGGATCCTTCGAGCAGAGATTCGACCCCAAACCGTCCGACAAAGTCGAGGACCAAGAACCATAGTCGGGATATCACCTCAGACGTGGGCACGCCGAAGAGGTCGCCGAGAAGTGAACATAATACCCCGCGGCCGGAGTCGGTGAAGCCGGAGCGCCACAACCGCGAGATGTCGCAACGAAACAGAAGCGGACGGGCGTCCAACCGTAACAACGGTAATTCACATGGAGAGGAAGTACAGATATGGGAGCTGTGCAAGAGTCAAGTGGGGGAGATTGTCTCCGGAATCAATGCCGAGAATGACAGTCTTACGGAGCTTGTCACGATGGATAAACAAGTCGGTACGATGGACTTGGAGAAGATTCCGAGTGACTCGCTGAAAGAGATGGAACAGCTATGTCGGACAGGGGTTAAGCACTCGGAGGCTAACATGTCAGCACTCAAAAATACTATCGAGCAGCTCAAAGTGTTGCGCGCCGTGGTGCACGCTAAGGAACAGCAGGATGCTCAAGCAGCGGGGCCTGGTAAGAGGAATGCTCGAGATAGCGCGGCGGCAGCATCTTCGCTCTACGACTTTGACGGGGCTGGTGATTCACCCGTGCCGAGTCCAATTGGAGGATCGGCAAGAAAATATGGTGACCGAGCCAGAGAACGGGAACGAGAACGCGAGAGGGAAAGAGAACGAGACCGTGATAGCATGCCTCCAAAGGCCGATAGTGTCGAGCCTCAGGGGTCAGTTGGGAGCGGTGTCGGATCCGGGAACAACAAGTCCAAAGTTGTCTTCTCAAAAGGCGACGCTGTTGCATTCAAGCCCAAAGCGTTGAATGGGGATACAACATCAGACTGGATACTTGGTGAGGTCGCGCAGGTGATGGGTGAGGGCAAAAGCCGACGATACAAGGTCCTAGATATAGAACCCGAGGATCAGAGCAAACAGAAGGAGTACCGATCAAGTGCCAGCAGTATGATTCCCATCACGCCCGAGAGCCAAGCTTCGACGTTGAAAGATTGGGAATCAGGCAAGGTGGTGCTGGCGCTGTATCCAAACACAACCACATTCTACAAGGCGGAGGTTCATAGCATGGACAGCGACGGCAAGGTCAATCTCAAGTTTGAGGGGGAGAACGACTCTTCAACACTGCAGCAGGTGGAGAGGAGATTTGTGATTGAATACAGAGCATAGCCCGACTAAACCGAGATATGTGCTAGGAGTTGTTATATGCTCCGGTGCGTTTAATGATAACGTTGCAGTGGATATGATAAGGCTTCCAGGAAAACAGACCATAGAGCAGTTGCTTACGACGCAATAGCAAGCATCAATTGAGTATTATTACCGTTGATATTGGGGACGATATGAAGTTGACCGAAGTGAAGTGATTCGAGGCCTACGCTAATGACGAGAGCCTCGGAGGTTATTAGTGTTGACCCTGGACAAACGGATACAATTGATTGATGGTTGTCGGTAAGGTTATGTTGTTTATGGCTGCACGGCCTGGAATTTGAGCCAGCTAGGCCAGGTCGGGTACCTTACAGTGACCGTATCTCATTTCAGGGACTGGACAGGGGACCCAAGTGGCCTATCGTCATAAGGGCTAGAAGGGAAGCAAGGGATTGGCGCTGTCAACTGTCCCCGCCCGCGTCGTTGCCCCGTGCTGGGCGCTAGGCCGAGAGGAGCACAGGGCCAGGGGAAGGGAAGCAGCAAACAAGAAGGGATTGACCCGTCCGTCCCTTTTTTTCCCCTGACGGggggaaaaagagaagagtccagatttgatttgatttgattgatGCTTGCTTGATACTAGATCCATTTCTCTCTGATACTGTAGTATTCCAACGTCTACGTCTACGTCTACGTCGACGTCTTCAATCGAAACGACACCGCCAAGTTACGGAGTCCTTCCTGTCGAAACGACCTTGCGACACGGataaacaaaacaaacaaacgtTGCGATACGCGCCGACGAAGCAGCACAAGGTGTATTGTATGTATTGGGTCCTTTTCTATCTGCGACAATCAACAAACGACTCGAGAGCCAATCCTGGGAATCAACAGCGGGGAGATACGAGAAATCTGGAGCCTTGATTGCTTTTGTCAAGATCTCTCGCCTTTTCGTTGGCGAACAAAACGTCAGACAGCAACAATTACATCAATCATCACCTGTTGCAATCTGACACGCCATTCTCTGGTCCTCCCGTTGCATCGGAGAGCGTTGTTGTCTTATTGGTATCACACGAGAAGCGAGGCTGACACATTGCGCATCGAGCAGGCTTCGAAACGAAACACGACAACCCAACTCAACTCGACTCCCTTTGTATTCCTaccacatcacatcacatcacatcacaccACCCACGAGCGCATACCGAATAAAACATAACCGGACACCCTCTACACAAGCCGCAATCATGGGCGGCCAATTCTCAAAGATGATGGGCAAGATCTTCGGATCAAAGGAGATGCGCCTCCTCATGCTCGGTCTCGACGCTGCCGGAAAGACAACTATCCtctacaagctcaagctcggcCAGGACGTCACCACGATTCCCACGGTCGGCTTCAACGTCGAGACGGTTACGTACAAGAATGTCAAGTTTAACGTCTGGGACGTCGGCGGTCAGGACAAGATTCGTCCTCTGTGGAGGCATTACTTCAGCGGTGAGTAACGGTCCAAAGGATGCTTAGGGGTGAAGTCAATACTGATGCTTTTGGGGGTGCAGGTACTCAGGGTCTTATCTTCGTTATCGACTCTTCCGATAGGAACCGAATGGAGGAGGCCAGACAAGAACTTCACCGTATCATCAACGATCGTGA belongs to Fusarium musae strain F31 chromosome 9, whole genome shotgun sequence and includes:
- a CDS encoding hypothetical protein (EggNog:ENOG41~BUSCO:EOG09263817), with the translated sequence MANGQKPARDELKNLQEDLGPYYQIPLKPRRSGTHSRENSFQESLRQSSNTPEPKRSGSKRQDPSSRDSTPNRPTKSRTKNHSRDITSDVGTPKRSPRSEHNTPRPESVKPERHNREMSQRNRSGRASNRNNGNSHGEEVQIWELCKSQVGEIVSGINAENDSLTELVTMDKQVGTMDLEKIPSDSLKEMEQLCRTGVKHSEANMSALKNTIEQLKVLRAVVHAKEQQDAQAAGPGKRNARDSAAAASSLYDFDGAGDSPVPSPIGGSARKYGDRARERERERERERERDRDSMPPKADSVEPQGSVGSGVGSGNNKSKVVFSKGDAVAFKPKALNGDTTSDWILGEVAQVMGEGKSRRYKVLDIEPEDQSKQKEYRSSASSMIPITPESQASTLKDWESGKVVLALYPNTTTFYKAEVHSMDSDGKVNLKFEGENDSSTLQQVERRFVIEYRA
- the ARF6 gene encoding ADP-ribosylation factor, Arf Arf6 (EggNog:ENOG41~BUSCO:EOG09264RJ7), coding for MGGQFSKMMGKIFGSKEMRLLMLGLDAAGKTTILYKLKLGQDVTTIPTVGFNVETVTYKNVKFNVWDVGGQDKIRPLWRHYFSGTQGLIFVIDSSDRNRMEEARQELHRIINDREMKDSLLLVFANKQDLAEAMKPQEVTEALQLSKLKDKVWYVVPSCATTGEGLLEGLAWLSNNVKAPPTPAKK